The Natranaeroarchaeum aerophilus DNA segment CAACTTCAGCGACACGAGCGTGGCAAACGACATCGCCACGTCGCAGTATCAGGACGGTGCGGATATCGTCTACCACGCTGCGGCGGCGGCCGGTGCGGGTGCGATCGAGGCCGCCCAGCAACAGGGGCGCTTCGCTATCGGCGTCGATGCCGATCAGTCCAGAACCCTGCCGGAGTTCCAGGACGTCATCATCGGCTCCGCGGTGAAGTTCATCGACGAGGGGACCGAGGAGGCCGCTCAGGCCACGTACGAGGACGAGTTCGACAGTATCGCCGACGAGCACAACCTGCTCGGACTCGCCGAGGAGGCGGTCGACGCCGTCATCGGACAGGCGTTCGAGGGTGCGCTGCCCGAGGAGGTCGACCAGAACATCGACGAGGCGACGCAGGCGATCATCGACGGCGATATCGAGGTTCCCTGTGAGGCGGACGGCTGCTAGACGCCGCCCTCCAGTACTCTGTATTACATCATGAGTCGGAAGGAGACACGGGAGACTGCCGTTCGTCTGGACGGGATTACGAAACGCTTCGGAGACGTCGTGGCAAACGACGGGGTCGATTTCACACTCGAATCGGGAACAGTCCACGCCTTGCTCGGCGAGAACGGCTCGGGCAAGACGACCCTGATGAGCATCCTCTACGGGCTGTACGATCAGGACGAGGGAGCGATCGCCGTCGACGGCGAGCCCCGGGAGTTCACCAGTCCACGCGACGCGATCGACGCGGGGATCGGAATGATCCACCAGCACTTCCAGCTCATCGAACCGATGACCGTCCTCCAGAACGTGGTGCTCGGACACGAGCCGGTCTCGGGAGGACTCGTCGACGAGGACGATGCCCGTGCGGAGATCGAAGCGCTCTGTAATCGCTACGCGTTCGACGTCGATCAGCATCTCGATACGCCGGTTCAGGATCTCGATATCGGTGTCAAACAGCGGACCGAGATCGTCAAGAGCCTCTATCGCGGCGCAGAGATCCTCGTCTTCGACGAGCCGACAGCGGTGTTGACGCCACAGGAGGTCGACGGGCTGTTCGACCTGATGCGTGAGTTGACCGAACAGGATCGGTCGCTGGTCTTTATCACGCACAAACTCGACGAGGCCATCGAAATCGCGGACGAAATTACGGTGTTGCGCGACGGGAACGCTGTCGGGACCGTCGACGCAGCCGACACCTCGAAAGCGGAGCTGGCGCGGATGATGGTCGGCCGGGAGGTGTTGTTCGACCGAACGGAACGCGAGGCGACGACGGGCACACGCGTTCTCGAAACCGAGGGGCTCCACGTCCAGGGTGACCGGGGTCTGGAACAGGTGACGGATGTCGACATACGGGTCCGGGAGGGCGAGATCCTCGGGATCGCCGGCGTCCAGGGCAACGGTCAGTCCGAACTCGTCGAGGCGCTGACCGGGCTGCGATCCGTCACATCCGGATCAATCCGTTTTGAGGGCGAGGAGATCACGGAGACGGACCGGCGCGAGCGGATCGAGCGCGGGATCGCCTACGTCCCCGAGGACCGCCAGCAGGAAGGGCTGGTACTGGAGTACGATCTGGTTCGCAACGCGTTGCTTGGCAATCAGACAGTCGAGCCGTTCGTCGACGGCTGGTTCGTCGACTGGGACGCCGTCGACGAGCACGCCCACGAGGTCGTGGCGGAGTACGATGTCCAGCCACCGGATCCATCCGTGCGTTCGTCATCGCTCTCGGGTGGCAACCAGCAGAAGTTCGTCGTTGGCCGGGAGATCAACCACGATCCTCGCCTGTTGATCGCATCGCATCCGACTCGCGGCGTCGACATCGGGTCGGTCGAGTTTATCCACAACCGACTGCTGGATCTGCGTGCAGAGGGTATTGCGCTCGTAATCGTCTCCTCGAAACTCGAAGAGATCCAGCAGCTCTCGGACCGGATCGCCGTCCTCTATGAGGGTTCGATCGTCGACATCGTCGACCCGGAGGAAGTAACCGAACAGGAGCTAGGGCTGTTGATGACCGGAACGGAGATCGACCGATCCGGGGTGTCAATCAGACAGCAGTCCGATCTCCCGGGGGAGCCATGAGCGACGCCGATCCCGGTCGTATTCGACCCACGCTCGACGCCGCCGCCGACTGGATGCTCCGGGCGACGCCCATCGAGCGGATCGCGCTGGCGGTCGCCTCGACGATTGCGGCACTGTCGATCGGGCTCGTCGTCGTTACCGCCTCGGGGCACAACCCGCTCCTGTTCATCAACGACATGCTCTATGGGGCGTTCGGGACCGAGCGCAGGCTAACGATCACCCTCCGGGAATCCTCGTACTTCATTCTTGCAGGCGTCGCGGTCGCGGTGGCGTTCCGGGCGGGCGTCTTCAACATCGGTGTACAGGGGCAGTTCATCGTCGGGATGCTGGCGACGACGATGACGATCCTGTGGCTGACACCGTTCCTCCCTGCCAACCGGATCGGCGGGGTCGGGCTCATGTTCGTCGGCATACTGGGTGGCGTACTCGCGGGCGGCGCGTACGGTGCGCTTCCGGGAGTACTCAAGGCCTACGCGGACGCCAACGAGATCATCACGACGATCATGCTGAACTTCATCGCCATCGGCGTGGTGTTCTACCTCGTCGACGGCCCGTTTCGGGGTGAGGGTGAGTCGGCGACCAGAACCGCCTCGATCCCCGAGTACGCGGAACTCCCGCCGGTGCTGTTCGAGGGATCCGGTTTCTCGATTCTCGGTCT contains these protein-coding regions:
- a CDS encoding ABC transporter ATP-binding protein, with the protein product MSRKETRETAVRLDGITKRFGDVVANDGVDFTLESGTVHALLGENGSGKTTLMSILYGLYDQDEGAIAVDGEPREFTSPRDAIDAGIGMIHQHFQLIEPMTVLQNVVLGHEPVSGGLVDEDDARAEIEALCNRYAFDVDQHLDTPVQDLDIGVKQRTEIVKSLYRGAEILVFDEPTAVLTPQEVDGLFDLMRELTEQDRSLVFITHKLDEAIEIADEITVLRDGNAVGTVDAADTSKAELARMMVGREVLFDRTEREATTGTRVLETEGLHVQGDRGLEQVTDVDIRVREGEILGIAGVQGNGQSELVEALTGLRSVTSGSIRFEGEEITETDRRERIERGIAYVPEDRQQEGLVLEYDLVRNALLGNQTVEPFVDGWFVDWDAVDEHAHEVVAEYDVQPPDPSVRSSSLSGGNQQKFVVGREINHDPRLLIASHPTRGVDIGSVEFIHNRLLDLRAEGIALVIVSSKLEEIQQLSDRIAVLYEGSIVDIVDPEEVTEQELGLLMTGTEIDRSGVSIRQQSDLPGEP
- a CDS encoding ABC transporter permease, yielding MSDADPGRIRPTLDAAADWMLRATPIERIALAVASTIAALSIGLVVVTASGHNPLLFINDMLYGAFGTERRLTITLRESSYFILAGVAVAVAFRAGVFNIGVQGQFIVGMLATTMTILWLTPFLPANRIGGVGLMFVGILGGVLAGGAYGALPGVLKAYADANEIITTIMLNFIAIGVVFYLVDGPFRGEGESATRTASIPEYAELPPVLFEGSGFSILGLAGTIGVAVVIYVLLTRTRIGYDMVTSGYQESAAVYSGVDAKRTIVGTMTISGMVAGVLGALFIIMHANATPNAHGIDTYGFDAIAVSLLAANHPLGVIPAGALFGGLEAGGQYINVSSDVPPQLIDGIVGLVVLFVAVPELFRMTARRTGLGGDGE